From the Kogia breviceps isolate mKogBre1 chromosome 3, mKogBre1 haplotype 1, whole genome shotgun sequence genome, one window contains:
- the ITGB1 gene encoding integrin beta-1 isoform X2, with protein MNLQLIFWIGLISSVCYVFGQADENRCLKANAKSCGECIQAGPNCGWCTNSTFLQEGMPTSARCDDLEALKKKGCHPDDIENPRGSKDIKKNKNVTNRSKGTAEKLQPEDITQIQPQQLVLQLRSGEPQTFTLKFKRAEDYPIDLYYLMDLSYSMKDDLENVKSLGTDLMNEMRRITSDFRIGFGSFVEKTVMPYISTTPAKLRNPCTSEQNCTSPFSYKNVLSLTDKGEVFNELVGKQRISGNLDSPEGGFDAIMQVAVCGSLIGWRNVTRLLVFSTDAGFHFAGDGKLGGIVLPNDGQCHLENDVYTMSHYYDYPSIAHLVQKLSENNIQTIFAVTEEFQPVYKELKNLIPKSAVGTLSANSSNVIQLIIDAYNSLSSEVILENSKLPEGVTINYKSYCKNGVNGTGENGRKCSNISIGDEVQFEISVTSNKCPNKNSETIKIKPLGFTEEVEIILQFICECECQSEGIPGSPKCHDGNGTFECGACRCNEGRVGRHCECSTDEVNSEDMDAYCRKENSSEICSNNGECVCGQCVCRKRDNTNEIYSGKFCECDNFNCDRSNGLICGGNGVCKCRVCECNPNYTGSACDCSLDTTSCTAVNGQICNGRGVCECGACKCTDPKFQGPTCEMCQTCLGVCAEHKECVQCRAFNKGEKKDTCAQECSHFNITKVENRDKLPQPGQVDPLSHCKEKDVDDCWFYFTYSVNGNNEATVHVVETPECPTGPDIIPIVAGVVAGIVLIGLALLLIWKLLMIIHDRREFAKFEKEKMNAKWDTGENPIYKSAVTTVVNPKYEGK; from the exons ACATTTTTACAAGAAGGAATGCCTACTTCTGCTCGATGTGATGATTTagaagccttaaaaaagaagggcTGTCATCCAGATGACATCGAAAATCCCAGAGGCtccaaagatataaagaaaaataaaaatgtcaccaACCGTAGCAAAGGAACAGCAGAGAAGCTGCAGCCAGAAGATATTACTCAGATCCAACCACAGCAGTTGGTTTTGCAATTACGATCAG GGGAGCCACagacatttacattaaaattcaAGCGAGCTGAAGACTATCCCATCGATCTCTACTACCTTATGGACCTCTCCTACTCTATGAAAGACGACTTGGAGAATGTGAAAAGTCTTGGAACTGATTTGATGAATGAAATGAGGAGGATTACTTCAGACTTCCGAATTG GGTTTGGCTCATTTGTGGAGAAAACCGTGATGCCTTACATTAGCACGACACCAGCTAAACTCAGGAACCCTTGCACAAGTGAACAGAACTGCACCAGCCCATTTAGCTATAAAAATGTGCTCAGCCTTACTGATAAAGGGGAGGTATTTAATGAACTTGTTGGTAAACAGCGCATATCTGGAAATTTGGATTCTCCAGAAGGTGGCTTTGATGCAATCATGCAAGTTGCAGTTTGTGGA TCACTGATTGGCTGGAGGAATGTGACACGGCTGCTGGTGTTTTCCACGGATGCTGGGTTTCACTTTGCCGGAGATGGGAAACTTGGTGGCATTGTTTTACCAAATGATGGACAGTGTCACCTGGAAAATGATGTGTACACAATGAGCCATTATTAC GATTATCCTTCTATTGCTCACCTTGTCCAGAAACTAAGCGAAAATAACATTCAGACGATTTTTGCAGTTACTGAAGAATTTCAGCCCGTTTACAAG GAACTGAAAAATTTGATCCCTAAGTCAGCAGTAGGAACATTATCTGCAAATTCCAGCAATGTCATTCAGTTGATCATTGATGCATATAAT TCCCTGTCTTCAGaagtcattttggaaaacagcaaATTACCAGAAGGAGTAACAATAAATTACAAGTCTTACTGCAAGAATGGGGTGAATGGAACAggggaaaatgggagaaaatgctCTAATATTTCCATTGGGGATGAG GTTCAATTTGAAATCAGTGTAACTTCAAATAAATGTCCAAATAAGAACTCTGAAACCATTAAAATTAAGCCTCTGGGCTTCACTGAAGAAGTAGAGATTATTCTTCAGTTCATCTGTGAATGTGAATGCCAGAGTGAAGGCATCCCTGGCAGTCCCAAGTGCCATGATGGCAACGGGACCTTTGAGTGTGGCGCGTGCAG GTGCAACGAGGGCCGTGTTGGGAGACACTGTGAATGTAGCACAGATGAGGTGAACAGTGAAGATATGGACGCTTACTGCAGGAAAGAAAACAGTTCAGAAATATGTAGCAACAACGGAGAATGTGTCTGTGGACAGTGTGTGTGTCGGAAGAGGGATAATACAAACGAAATTTATTCTGGCAAATTCTGCGAGTGTGATAATTTCAACTGTGATAGATCCAATGGCTTAATTTGTGGAG GAAATGGTGTCTGCAAGTGTCGCGTGTGTGAATGCAACCCTAACTACACTGGCAGTGCCTGTGACTGTTCTCTGGACACTACCTCCTGCACGGCTGTGAATGGGCAGATCTGCAATGGCCGGGGTGTCTGTGAGTGTGGCGCCTGTAAGTGTACAGATCCCAAGTTCCAAGGGCCGACCTGTGAGATGTGCCAGACCTGCCTTGGAGTCTGTGCTGAGCATAA agAATGTGTTCAGTGCCGAGCCTtcaacaaaggagaaaagaaagacacgTGTGCTCAGGAATGTTCCCATTTCAACATTACCAAGGTTGAAAATCGGGACAAATTGCCCCAGCCAGGCCAGGTCGATCCCCTGTCCCATTGTAAGGAGAAGGACGTTGACGATTGCTGGTTCTACTTCACGTATTCAGTGAACGGGAACAATGAGGCCACTGTTCATGTTGTAGAGACTCCAG AGTGCCCCACTGGTCCAGACATTATTCCAATTGTAGCAGGTGTGGTTGCTGGAATTGTTCTTATTGGCCTTGCATTGCTGCTGATTTGGAAGCTTTTAATGATCATTCATGACAGAAGGGAATTTGccaaatttgaaaaggaaaaaatgaatgcCAAATGGGACACG gGTGAAAATCCTATTTATAAGAGTGCTGTGACAACTGTTGTCAATCCGAAGTATGAGGGAAAATGA
- the ITGB1 gene encoding integrin beta-1 isoform X1, translated as MNLQLIFWIGLISSVCYVFGQADENRCLKANAKSCGECIQAGPNCGWCTNSTFLQEGMPTSARCDDLEALKKKGCHPDDIENPRGSKDIKKNKNVTNRSKGTAEKLQPEDITQIQPQQLVLQLRSGEPQTFTLKFKRAEDYPIDLYYLMDLSYSMKDDLENVKSLGTDLMNEMRRITSDFRIGFGSFVEKTVMPYISTTPAKLRNPCTSEQNCTSPFSYKNVLSLTDKGEVFNELVGKQRISGNLDSPEGGFDAIMQVAVCGSLIGWRNVTRLLVFSTDAGFHFAGDGKLGGIVLPNDGQCHLENDVYTMSHYYDYPSIAHLVQKLSENNIQTIFAVTEEFQPVYKELKNLIPKSAVGTLSANSSNVIQLIIDAYNSLSSEVILENSKLPEGVTINYKSYCKNGVNGTGENGRKCSNISIGDEVQFEISVTSNKCPNKNSETIKIKPLGFTEEVEIILQFICECECQSEGIPGSPKCHDGNGTFECGACRCNEGRVGRHCECSTDEVNSEDMDAYCRKENSSEICSNNGECVCGQCVCRKRDNTNEIYSGKFCECDNFNCDRSNGLICGGNGVCKCRVCECNPNYTGSACDCSLDTTSCTAVNGQICNGRGVCECGACKCTDPKFQGPTCEMCQTCLGVCAEHKECVQCRAFNKGEKKDTCAQECSHFNITKVENRDKLPQPGQVDPLSHCKEKDVDDCWFYFTYSVNGNNEATVHVVETPECPTGPDIIPIVAGVVAGIVLIGLALLLIWKLLMIIHDRREFAKFEKEKMNAKWDTQENPIYKSPINNFKNPNYGRKAGL; from the exons ACATTTTTACAAGAAGGAATGCCTACTTCTGCTCGATGTGATGATTTagaagccttaaaaaagaagggcTGTCATCCAGATGACATCGAAAATCCCAGAGGCtccaaagatataaagaaaaataaaaatgtcaccaACCGTAGCAAAGGAACAGCAGAGAAGCTGCAGCCAGAAGATATTACTCAGATCCAACCACAGCAGTTGGTTTTGCAATTACGATCAG GGGAGCCACagacatttacattaaaattcaAGCGAGCTGAAGACTATCCCATCGATCTCTACTACCTTATGGACCTCTCCTACTCTATGAAAGACGACTTGGAGAATGTGAAAAGTCTTGGAACTGATTTGATGAATGAAATGAGGAGGATTACTTCAGACTTCCGAATTG GGTTTGGCTCATTTGTGGAGAAAACCGTGATGCCTTACATTAGCACGACACCAGCTAAACTCAGGAACCCTTGCACAAGTGAACAGAACTGCACCAGCCCATTTAGCTATAAAAATGTGCTCAGCCTTACTGATAAAGGGGAGGTATTTAATGAACTTGTTGGTAAACAGCGCATATCTGGAAATTTGGATTCTCCAGAAGGTGGCTTTGATGCAATCATGCAAGTTGCAGTTTGTGGA TCACTGATTGGCTGGAGGAATGTGACACGGCTGCTGGTGTTTTCCACGGATGCTGGGTTTCACTTTGCCGGAGATGGGAAACTTGGTGGCATTGTTTTACCAAATGATGGACAGTGTCACCTGGAAAATGATGTGTACACAATGAGCCATTATTAC GATTATCCTTCTATTGCTCACCTTGTCCAGAAACTAAGCGAAAATAACATTCAGACGATTTTTGCAGTTACTGAAGAATTTCAGCCCGTTTACAAG GAACTGAAAAATTTGATCCCTAAGTCAGCAGTAGGAACATTATCTGCAAATTCCAGCAATGTCATTCAGTTGATCATTGATGCATATAAT TCCCTGTCTTCAGaagtcattttggaaaacagcaaATTACCAGAAGGAGTAACAATAAATTACAAGTCTTACTGCAAGAATGGGGTGAATGGAACAggggaaaatgggagaaaatgctCTAATATTTCCATTGGGGATGAG GTTCAATTTGAAATCAGTGTAACTTCAAATAAATGTCCAAATAAGAACTCTGAAACCATTAAAATTAAGCCTCTGGGCTTCACTGAAGAAGTAGAGATTATTCTTCAGTTCATCTGTGAATGTGAATGCCAGAGTGAAGGCATCCCTGGCAGTCCCAAGTGCCATGATGGCAACGGGACCTTTGAGTGTGGCGCGTGCAG GTGCAACGAGGGCCGTGTTGGGAGACACTGTGAATGTAGCACAGATGAGGTGAACAGTGAAGATATGGACGCTTACTGCAGGAAAGAAAACAGTTCAGAAATATGTAGCAACAACGGAGAATGTGTCTGTGGACAGTGTGTGTGTCGGAAGAGGGATAATACAAACGAAATTTATTCTGGCAAATTCTGCGAGTGTGATAATTTCAACTGTGATAGATCCAATGGCTTAATTTGTGGAG GAAATGGTGTCTGCAAGTGTCGCGTGTGTGAATGCAACCCTAACTACACTGGCAGTGCCTGTGACTGTTCTCTGGACACTACCTCCTGCACGGCTGTGAATGGGCAGATCTGCAATGGCCGGGGTGTCTGTGAGTGTGGCGCCTGTAAGTGTACAGATCCCAAGTTCCAAGGGCCGACCTGTGAGATGTGCCAGACCTGCCTTGGAGTCTGTGCTGAGCATAA agAATGTGTTCAGTGCCGAGCCTtcaacaaaggagaaaagaaagacacgTGTGCTCAGGAATGTTCCCATTTCAACATTACCAAGGTTGAAAATCGGGACAAATTGCCCCAGCCAGGCCAGGTCGATCCCCTGTCCCATTGTAAGGAGAAGGACGTTGACGATTGCTGGTTCTACTTCACGTATTCAGTGAACGGGAACAATGAGGCCACTGTTCATGTTGTAGAGACTCCAG AGTGCCCCACTGGTCCAGACATTATTCCAATTGTAGCAGGTGTGGTTGCTGGAATTGTTCTTATTGGCCTTGCATTGCTGCTGATTTGGAAGCTTTTAATGATCATTCATGACAGAAGGGAATTTGccaaatttgaaaaggaaaaaatgaatgcCAAATGGGACACG caAGAAAATCCGATTTACAAGAGTCCTATTAATAATTTCAAGAATCCAAACTATGGACGTAAAGCTGGTCTCTAA